aaggaaaaacatctcaatgttgttttatttatctttttttaaaaaataaaatatgagtaGTCATAATTTAAACACGTTTTGAATTCTTTTGCTTTCTGACGTGGAATTTATAAAGTAGCAAAACATTGacacaacaaataaacatatatatcaGAGGAAGAATTAATTTTGACCTTTCAATCATTTGTATTTTCCGATCACTTTACACATAGttcatgtttaattaatataacaaaaaatagtttttatgaTTTCATCATTATAGTGAGTAAAATTCAGTTGTTTTCAATGTGACAAAAGTGAATTGTAATTACACATGTGTGATTTGTGAACGGTTGGGTGTTTATTTATGATAGATATTCAACTCAACTATAACGTCGTATTTCAAAAGTCTAactctcattttttttcttgttaaaaACAGGAGCTATTATAGGTGCAGCAGTTCAAAAGGATGTTTAGCAAGAAAACAAGTAGAACAAAGTTGTACTGAAAATGGAACTTTTATTGTGACATATACAGCTGAACATAATCATAGTCAGCCAACACGTAGAAATTCTCTAGCTGGTACTATCAAAAGcaaatttccaaattcaaaAAACACTATTAATAGTCACAAAAAAAGTATTgtgaaagatgaaaaaatttcaaGTCCACATGGTTCAACATCAAATAATTTAGGTTTTTCTCCAGAAACACTTATGATCGATGAATTTCAAGAAATCGAAATAAATCAAGAGAATAAtcatgaagaaataaaaaatatgtttgaagGAAGTGATGAAAATGAATGTGTTTCAATTCAAGAAATGTTTGATGGAGATTTCTTTGCTGGTCTTGAAGATATTCATGATGGATTTAGTAGTTCTTCTTTTGGATGTAATAATTCAAcatttcccttttctttttgatcatgtaatatatgtattagaatccttttttttttcttttttgtagaGAATATAATCCAttagggaaaaaaaagaagatgtaTAAGAGATTAATTAGCAATATATatgaactttttcttttttcttactaGTTTAATTTCCAAACGATAATTTTGAATAGAACTTTGGTAGCTAGGTGAGAGATGTAATTAGCATAACGATGTAGGAAGCGATCTCGTATTGGATAAAAGGATTTTACATTTTATCTTTACTGGCATAttttataatcataaaaatgatATATCTAAAAGCCACaagttttaataattttttctttaattttgaaacTCTGTGAGTTAAATActatcacataaaaaaaaaagtattagtACATGGTAATTGGCGTAATAAGCCTTTTTTCTAATGATATAATtcaaaatacaaagaaatacTTAAAATGAGgtaactaaaataataattacaactCAATGTTGAGTGATCTAGTTTATAAAAAGCATACATATTAAAGTGtatagattatatatatttcatactaatacatatataatgtatatTTCGATCATATTAATAAACTAGTTGATCATATATCCATAACTTTTCCTAACTAAAACCTTCTCTAACTCAAATGTAGGTGAACAGTTCTCACCTTCACCACATATtagttaaaaatagaaaatgatgaaattagGCTCGAGTGAAATCTTGGTGACAAGTATCAGTACAAGGATTTAATgtgagtttaaaaaaaaattctagtaGCAATGTCCTGAAGAGTTAGCCTCATGTAGGTTACAAGTAGTTGGCAGGAAGGGGATTCTGTTTCGAAATACGAGTTCAGTTGAATTCAGTAATTACAgttcaaattctttatttatttttaaaaggttaAATTCTAAActtataaactttaaattctgaCTCCATCTTTGTAATGTTATGAGATGTCACACTCCAAAGCCATGAGATATATTGTTCGTTTTGATCCAATAGATCtgatatatttgtctttttgatTACGCGTTATTATTGAGGtaaataaacatataatatGAATTTGTCTTATTCCTTAAAAATTCTAGGCTCTCTCTATTTCAATATGTAAATCATTTAAAATGTCACGTGAATGGGATGTAACACTTAGATTACGCATTCGCTCAAACCTAATAGATTTagtttaaatttgatattttattttaaaaagtcattAAATATTTGCaagttattaatttaaaatctattATTACAACAaagtgaaattttaaatttattcaaattctgATTTCGGGGACCACCACGGCTCCTCTCTTCTCGAGAATTCATACATCCCTTATCAGTGTATGGACAATTATCTCTCGAGCACAGGTTTAGGTTCGGCCTCAATGAGAAAATAAAATGGAGCACCTGACAATGCATCTTCATAGACCAAGAACTACGAGATCACTCCTTTCATTCTAGGGTGGCAGAGGGATCGTACCATTCAAGCCATTTTTTTCTTGACTCGAAATCGAAATGGGAGCAGATTTGAAAAAGGATCTTAGAATCTCTATTTTTTACACCCTGTTTTATAAGCTTGTCTGTTCTTATAAGTTATAGAAATTACATGTAAACTTCTTCAATTAATTAGGTATCGTCAgctatagatatatatatatacacccaAAATTTCCTAGTACGCGTGGATGTCGAACAATATGCACTTACCTGTTATTTTCATTGTTGACGTCGTTTACTACTACTATTAGTTTCCGTCATCATCAATGAATGTAGTGTAGTGAATAaggttattctttttttaattagagatttcGAGTTCAAGTGCCGAATATGAATAATTTTGATAAGGGGACTTTCTTCCGAAGGCCTTCTACAACATGAATCTAAATTAAtctaatttcaatataaataccGAACCCCAAATAAGAAAAAGGATTCGGTCAACAATTTGGGCCACAACTCTTGTGAGTAACTTTGTACAGTAAGGCGAAGACTTCGTCAGCATAAAACACTAATAGGGGTAGTTTGGTATGTTGGATAAATATACATTGTTTTAGAATAAAATTTACTAGTacagttttatattttatttgattattaatCACGAGATAAGTTATACGGGAATAAATAATTTGTATGGGGCTAAATTATCTTGTCAAAAGGTGGAATATAGATTAATTATCTCGAAACAAAAAGATTGGGGTATCTCAATATAACTAAATTCAGTGTACTTGAATTTTTGAAAGcaaatagtttttttcttttacaaattatgcagcatattatttttaatacaaataaaatagataataagAAATAAAGTTAGAATAACTAATCTCAATATAACTAATTTCGATGTAACTTATCTTCAAATCAAACGATCCTTTATTCCATGTGTTTCTTTTTTACTTGGCCCGACTTGACACTTCACTcgaagtaattatttttttggagtttattttattaaattatatttatttattatgcttCGAAATTCTAAGTTTGACTATATTTTATGTATagctaattaataataaaaaggggatgaaaaactcttcattttttaaaataacaagtaaacagaatatatatatttttagcatAAATGACAAATGAAAAAGAACTTGTAAAGGATAAGCATTTAAACACATGAGTTTGATACATTTCTGATATTTATTActatatgtatatacatatatttatagcttgatatatttatgatatttattataTGTACATGTATTTAGCAATAATTGCATGGCATTCAATTCTTTACTAATTTATCTATCACATAAAACTGTTTTGTTAAATTGTGAATTAATTTCCCCATAGTGTTCTCCTTCTTTGTTTTGACCAATCAAAGCGGCCACGGATCCTACAAATGCTGCATTCATATAAGTCGTGGGTTCAGAATGAGAGTAATCTGATCTCGAATCAACAAATTGGTCCCCGGAATTGGGCCCACCGACGATCGCACCGACATGTGTGTTTGGATTTGGATTGTTAGAATTGTACCATGAACTATAGCCATCGTTGCAGCCCACCCTAGTTGGATGGTTATAAATTGAAGGGAGTGATGAGGCTCTATGGTGAAGTTGTGTTGGATATTTGTTGCCAAATCCCACCATGTATGACATTTTAAGTGGATTGTTTCCAAGTATGTAGTCCACCTGAAAAAATTAACGAGTTTAAGTTTTATATAcggataaatataaaaatattcatataatcAGGtaatttaaaaagtaacttttaatAACTAGGTATTGATTGGTAACTTTTTTAGACTTTCTCAAGAAAGAGCTTGTACATGTAAATAATACATGGAGCATGATACTTGGATATACTTTTGCTAGTCTACaaaatcatgtttttttttaaaaaatgtacgTATTCTAGTGAGTTGAGATGTTTAGTCAAgcttttagaaaaaatataagtattCTTTTTAGTAGTAGCATAAATTGTTTTTCAGAAACTAAAAGAAGTAATAACGTCTATCTACAAGTACTTTTTGAAAGCTTTGACAAGCATAAATTGTTGATTTACAATCGACAAAAGgatttttcaaattgattagtcaaataaaattaacatttttttaagtacttttaaaaaaagtatttttcaaaataaacagATTCTGAAAGATCGGTCAAACATGCTATTAAATGGACCAAGGCTAGACTCTAATGGATGCATAGAGCAATAGTTTTATAGtactattattaattttttttaaaaaactatacaaTAAATGTGCATTTGACCTGTAATTTTGCAAAGGCTTTAATCTTGGAGGTGGAAAAATTAACAGATCCACATGTAACTCCTCCTATTCCAGCTGCCTCAAGGACTTTAGTGTACATAAAAAGTACCATAGTGGCACCAGTCACATATTGCAAATTGCTACTATCTCTATAATACAAAAGTCCACCTGTAGATTATAAACCATAGTATAAGaaagtatatattatattaaacaATTCAAATATCAAGAAAGTAATTATTCTAAAATCtgaataattgttttttttttttacctggGGTTGTCTTAATTTGTATAGAGCTACTTTCTGGCATTAATCCACAAATAAATGAATCAGcatctttcttgaatttttccAAATTGCTCTTTCCATTAAGGTATTCCTGATCATAAAAATGTTAGTAATTTGTACTTGTGATTGTCAAATTTAAATCACATTATGTTGAGCTACtcatagaaataataattttatcaattatttaacatgtttatcatttttatcGATTAATGCTTATCATAGAGATTTGttgtgataaatatattttacacTTTCAATGTATAGAACTTAAATGTTTTAATTGTATCGGCTCAAAATAGTACTCTTAACAAGGTGTGATATAGTCTGTTTTGGGCCAAATCCGCATGATTTTCCCTAAAAGGCCTCgtcttttaaaaaatcataaatataatatgTAGCTTCCCAATTTATTCAACTAGCAATGTGAAACTTTGTTCGTACACCCTTACAATCTCTACCTCAAACTAAGTTCCACATGACCCATCACCACAACCCACATGTCAATTTCTGAGATTCATTTTGTATTATCATTGCCTTTGTCATACTCATCCTACTGAACCTGGAATCTAATATCAGTTGTTGGGCtatatcaactcaaagataccCTTAACAAGATGTGATATTGTTTATTTTGGATCAATTCTACACGATTTTACATAACTTCTCAATTCTTTTAGCTATCAATATAGAACTTTATTCGCGCACTCAACCGTAACAACAAATATAATGTTGAATTCATGTATAAAGGATTGACCTTAGCTAGTAAAGTTTGGGCTCCAGCAAACTTGTTATCCCAACTAAATTCAGAGGCAACTTGACTCCAACCTTGGTTATTTGAagcataatttaaataattgtttcctCCACCTGCCTTATATAGCCAAGCAGCAGCCCACAACAATTCAtcctataaaaaataaattaattaaaaatactaattgagttatgatttaaaaataattaaataatagtaACAATgagatttttgaaattatttactACCTTATAACCTGAGTAAGAACAATAGAATGGACAAGAAGCTTGGTAAGATCCTCTATACTTGTCCGCAAACGCAAATAACTGTGTGCTCAAACGTCAATCGATTAATAGTCTGTTtgatcaaacttttaaaataaatattattttttttggtctaGAAGTTGTATGCTTACAGATTTTGATCTTTTTAACAACTTGGTAGAATAGTTGGaatcaatatttttgaaaacaatagATGCAGCAGCAAAAGCAGCTGCCACATCAGCTGCCACCTCAGATCCTGGAGAATTTGATGTTATTTTATATAGTGTTCTAGGAGTATCCATGTCTTCTGGTCTTTCCCAACATTGGTGATCCGCATTTCCATCTCCGACCTGTCCATATAATGTATTTGTTAATATTACATAACTCGTTTTAAAGTcagattaatttgaattcacgTCAGAAAGTTTCACTTTAAAAGGTAAAGCGCTTCCTATCAAAGATGACTTCATTTCCAGAATTAGTGCACACTGACATGTTAAAAATTAGCTTTTGGACTCAAGAACAATACTTAACTTCCTGTCAATATTCCTAGTTAAGGATGGAGGAATACTGATTATCAGTCTGCCACAAATCTTTTTGTAGTTATaatttttgatataataaagatataagtgttgcaaaataaaaatatggttCTTATTATTAATACTTTAGTTTAAACTTTTAGACAATATATATACTACACATAATTCAATATTCTATCGTAGAAGAATGATGTCTTAGATTCAAGTGATCTCTTTACCACACAATACAAGAAAGgaataattactattaatttttacatgtttagccaaagaagaaaaagtcaAGCATGATGCGaaccaataatatataatttaaatttttagataaaaCGGTATTCACCTGAGTATAGAGAGTGGTACTTGAAGTATGGGCTCGAATTAAGAAATTTGTGCCCCAAAGAATTGCATTTTGGAGGTGGACTTGTTGGTTTGTTGAAGAGATTTGTGTTTGATATTCAATAGCAGCCCAACTCAACAAGGTTAAAGAATAAGCCATGGGCCATCCAAATTTCACATTGTCACCAGCATCATAGTAGCCTCCAATCAAGTTCACCTAATAAAATAGACTATTAATGTATCAATATTGAATTTACATAGTTTTAAAAACATGTAACTCTTAGacgtcattcttttttaaacagataCATACACGTTCAATTATCCCATCGATGAGTGCAGAATCTCCTCTCCATTTGACTCTTTGAGAAACTGGCAATTTCCCAGAACGTTGCCCTTCAAAGAATAAAATAGCTTTGCCAAGTGAATCTTTGTAATCTTGAGCAATAATAGGACCAGCCAAAATGCACAAAAAGAATATAACAACCCAAATATTCTTTGAACAAGccatattgttattattattattatataacaTATGGTTTATGACTATTTAATATTATGTCTATCTTAGAAAGTTTGATAATGTTTTGGTGGTATTTATAGGACATTTTTTGACAGTTAAAAAGAGGCGCAAAATCTGGAAATTGCCCATTATGACATTATGTAATGTTTGTGATAAGTTAGAAAACTATATACTATGGCCTATGTGAGACTCAGAAATTAGAATGATTTGTTTGCGTTAATTAAGGGGATgatatataacttaaaataatttataataaatattgagTTCAGTTTTTATACgtacaaaaagaaataaaaaatttacactGTTTTAAGCAATGGAAttaataatatgaaaagaaaacgAGGAATGTAATTAACATGTTACGATTGAACAACTTATAACAGTCAGTTAGTCACAATTCAATGTTAAATAAACAGATCGGATTAGACTAGTCATATTTGATGAACTAATTTTATCCTTCTTTAATTCCGCAACATTCAGGGGCGGAGGCAGCATATACTTAGGGGGCTCATTCGAATCTCGTTCAGCGGAAAATATTACTACTATctatacatgattaaaattattttttagatatgtataatagatgtcgaactCCTTTCACTAGTTCGTCTTCTCAAATTTTGAACCAATTATTAAAAATCCTGACTCCTCCACTGCCAACATTGTCATATGATTCAATTTCATAATTACTTTTGTTATCAATGCTCAAGTTACGTGAGGGCATGTAATATCATAGGAGATTATTAAAGAATTAACTTAAATAACTGCTCAAACAATCGTATAGATGGAAACAACCAACGATTTTGTAAAGATCCTAAATTAAATTGTAGTACttgttaaggaaaaaaatacaaagGGGTCCATATAGTAACATTCATGATGGGACTGTAATTTCCATTTTTTGCCTTATTCGTTAACTTTATTACAACGTCTCTCGTGAGGAAGTTGAACACGGAAAATCATTACTAGTAAGTtgcaaaatctgaaaaatatgGCAATGTTAGAGTATTAGTACTACCCCATTCCTATTTACGCGTCGTTCTTATTAagtataagtattttttaatatttattatttcacaAACCAGTACATGTTTCATCTGTTCcatttacttgtctattttttatttgacaggcctattaagaaaataataattaacatagtgagtttactattttacttctattaattgatagaattccgaaatcaatttactcattaaaGAGGTTctaccttttaaaaaaaacataagtctctaaataaattgagggtataataggtaaaaaaaaatactacctccgtccacttttaattgtcatagtttcctCTTTTAGAATTAAACTATAAAAACTCTGACTAACATTTTACagtgtattttttcatcatattgatatgcaaaaaattgtaatcgatggtactttttgtatagtttttgaaaatctaaattatttatttaaaagtggatggatggatggatggagtattgttttttcttgatttgtcaaaaatgacaagtaaaaaaggaCTGAGGGAGTAAATAACATTATTCTTTCTATTTACTCTTgagagttattagccttgaaagtatgaatttgaCCAACACAGGaaactaaatgattaattcatattcattagtcaatttaattaatcaaaataaattaatttttgttcatttattgaaaacttgacttcaataaatctaaaaaatgattttgttgaTCTATTCGCTATTGACTTTGcacttaagaaactataaatagaagggttaTTTTACaatatcaccctttgaatataataaatacaatgtctagAAAAACATAATAAgtaaatgactataattaatgataaggctAAATTAAGAACTAACTGTAAAATTATCtattaatttcataaagtgaacaatattgttggacatcccAAAACAGTTAGTTGACAATTATTATTGGACGAAGGAAGTAATTTCTTAAGGAacgtaaaatttaaaatgacgatatataaatagaaacaaagggagtaatCATCagattcttttaatttgttttttttttatgtggaaTGTAGATGGGTAGCGTAAAGATAGAGACCAAAGATGCACGCTtcatttatgtataaaaaattatttttaattaagtttaCGCAAGATCTACATACAGAAATATACCGAACCCATTCCTTAGCGTCTGACTTCTCATCGttacaaatttgaaaatgatcTCTAATAATCACTTATAAATCGAACGGATCAACAAAATCGCTTTTCAAATTTCTTGcgtataaaaaatgaaaaatctctttcgaaaaagaacataaaactaaaaataaatttgtaattatCTCCCAAACTTAATTTACACAATAATATAATAGCAAAGTCATATGAAACCATTTTTAGTCAcatttaattgaatttaatttacaCAATCTAATACTCCcctgtttcatttttttctttttaatctattttaagaaaaatgactctTTTACTGTTTTGACAGTactttaattttagtttttcacatgacatgtttaaagtCATAAGATTAAAGGGTATTTTAGAATGtttgacataattttaaattagaactacaaaatttaaaagttttattgcttaaatttcatatcaagtcaaactagaccattttttttaaaacggagggtgatgtttttttttggtcattACTTAGACGTTGAGCCCAGTCCCTGACGTTACAGTTGtcaaaattacaaacttaaatTCCTACAAATTAATGTTATATATTCTTTATCTATGGGACAATTTTCTGTGCAAAGCATGCACGTACTTATAAGAtttatcaacttttttttaaaaaaaaaagaaaagaagatttagTCTCTTCTTTTTAAGTGAAGGGtgaaaaaactcaaataattaatagttgatgtgtgttttgataaatatatagttGATgataattccatttttttttacacaTAATAGTTCAAGTATATGACACTCAAAAAAACGTGGAtactttatatatgttttaaaccattaaccctttttttttggggaaaattgtatataatagcaaactattaattcaaattaactactataaatatagtttgatttaattgtacctcatagcaaattgttgctatttcacctctctcctggtgaatctcgctcgccactctcgttctctcccttgcctctctcattttttatacaaacacaagtgtataaagtgcgtttgtgtttgtataaagcgagagaaaattgtatatatacatatattttcgttcccctatctcccctctcccagatctcgctctctcactcgcctctctcactttatacaaaaacgcaaatgtataaaatgcgtgaaaattgtatacatacatatattttagtTCCCCTCTCTCTCCtttcccagatctcgctcgctcactc
This genomic stretch from Solanum stenotomum isolate F172 chromosome 10, ASM1918654v1, whole genome shotgun sequence harbors:
- the LOC125842670 gene encoding probable WRKY transcription factor 29, whose product is MMIMDWGLQAVVIGSSSSCSANNIDFSPKLDFQESDHQYLSFSHEMKKEFFSDELEELYKPFYHVDGGQNMLMGSSISLIPKEIIKEEKREEEQQQVVAPTGTYVPKYKKRKNEQKRVVLQLKADDLSSDKWAWRKYGQKPIKGSPYPRSYYRCSSSKGCLARKQVEQSCTENGTFIVTYTAEHNHSQPTRRNSLAGTIKSKFPNSKNTINSHKKSIVKDEKISSPHGSTSNNLGFSPETLMIDEFQEIEINQENNHEEIKNMFEGSDENECVSIQEMFDGDFFAGLEDIHDGFSSSSFGCNNSTFPFSF
- the LOC125842667 gene encoding endoglucanase 18-like, yielding MLYNNNNNNMACSKNIWVVIFFLCILAGPIIAQDYKDSLGKAILFFEGQRSGKLPVSQRVKWRGDSALIDGIIERVNLIGGYYDAGDNVKFGWPMAYSLTLLSWAAIEYQTQISSTNQQVHLQNAILWGTNFLIRAHTSSTTLYTQVGDGNADHQCWERPEDMDTPRTLYKITSNSPGSEVAADVAAAFAAASIVFKNIDSNYSTKLLKRSKSLFAFADKYRGSYQASCPFYCSYSGYKDELLWAAAWLYKAGGGNNYLNYASNNQGWSQVASEFSWDNKFAGAQTLLAKEYLNGKSNLEKFKKDADSFICGLMPESSSIQIKTTPGGLLYYRDSSNLQYVTGATMVLFMYTKVLEAAGIGGVTCGSVNFSTSKIKAFAKLQVDYILGNNPLKMSYMVGFGNKYPTQLHHRASSLPSIYNHPTRVGCNDGYSSWYNSNNPNPNTHVGAIVGGPNSGDQFVDSRSDYSHSEPTTYMNAAFVGSVAALIGQNKEGEHYGEINSQFNKTVLCDR